The Caulifigura coniformis genome includes a region encoding these proteins:
- a CDS encoding tetratricopeptide repeat protein — MSRVTLPAVLIALELLAGGAAIGWRLTQRVPPEVQWARLDPATAEELRELRTRVGRSPERWLQLGEAYLAFGFLPEAEATLAESLRLEPDSFDIRYARGYALQRLGRLDEAIDQLQQAAEIAPPVKESTCWYHIGRGQLRKEATNAAELAFRRHPNFPPSAFQLAKILVRSDRAKEALPILDELDRRFPGSLQPRQLRALAEEALKTGSEPARTRRLIETAPEKVQLTDHHQFLGPTRFRYGAGSKVAAFQKWRSQGQDKAAAAGFLELMESLNAEDQHKLAPMLAELELQLQQPEITERLLMDYFESAAVTPKTLMLFGDAHTMQRHWDQALEIYLRVLQMRPDSEIHRRLSLCFERVKDADKARFHTARALCYEGIEAFRRNELPEALAALNESVRLDPAQDLAWFYLGEAESSSGNQLMARQAYEKCLVLNPHFGRAAVVLGESAL; from the coding sequence ATGAGCCGTGTCACTCTTCCGGCCGTGCTGATTGCCCTGGAGTTACTGGCAGGTGGTGCGGCGATTGGCTGGCGGTTGACGCAGCGCGTGCCGCCGGAGGTCCAGTGGGCGCGGCTGGATCCCGCGACGGCGGAAGAGCTGCGCGAACTGCGCACGCGCGTTGGGCGTTCGCCCGAACGATGGCTGCAGCTGGGGGAGGCCTACCTGGCGTTCGGGTTCTTACCGGAGGCCGAAGCGACGCTGGCCGAGTCGCTCCGGCTGGAGCCCGACTCCTTCGATATCCGGTATGCCCGGGGCTACGCGCTTCAGAGACTGGGACGCCTCGATGAGGCGATCGACCAATTGCAGCAGGCGGCCGAAATCGCCCCGCCGGTGAAGGAATCGACGTGCTGGTATCACATCGGTCGCGGCCAGCTGCGGAAAGAGGCGACCAACGCGGCGGAACTGGCGTTTCGACGGCATCCCAATTTTCCGCCGTCGGCTTTCCAGCTCGCAAAGATTCTTGTCCGTTCCGATCGGGCCAAAGAGGCGCTTCCGATTCTCGATGAACTGGATCGAAGGTTCCCCGGATCGCTGCAGCCGAGACAACTTCGTGCGCTGGCAGAGGAGGCATTGAAGACAGGCTCAGAGCCTGCCCGGACCCGTCGGCTCATTGAAACGGCCCCGGAGAAGGTGCAGCTGACGGATCATCACCAGTTCCTCGGGCCGACGCGCTTTCGCTACGGGGCGGGCTCGAAAGTGGCGGCGTTTCAGAAGTGGCGTTCCCAGGGGCAGGACAAGGCGGCCGCCGCGGGGTTCCTGGAACTGATGGAGAGCCTCAACGCGGAAGACCAGCACAAACTTGCCCCGATGCTCGCCGAACTGGAACTCCAGCTTCAACAGCCGGAGATCACGGAACGTCTGCTGATGGACTATTTCGAATCGGCGGCCGTGACGCCCAAAACTCTGATGCTGTTCGGCGATGCGCATACGATGCAGCGGCATTGGGACCAGGCGCTGGAGATCTACCTGCGCGTGCTCCAGATGCGGCCGGACAGCGAGATTCATCGTCGCCTGTCGCTGTGTTTCGAGCGGGTCAAAGACGCCGACAAGGCCCGCTTTCATACGGCCCGTGCGCTTTGTTACGAGGGAATCGAGGCGTTCCGTCGGAATGAGCTTCCCGAGGCGCTGGCCGCGCTGAACGAATCGGTCCGCTTGGATCCCGCGCAGGACCTTGCGTGGTTCTACCTGGGGGAAGCGGAGTCGAGCAGTGGCAATCAACTGATGGCTCGGCAGGCCTACGAGAAATGCCTGGTGCTGAATCCTCACTTCGGCCGGGCCGCGGTCGTGCTTGGGGAATCGGCCCTCTGA
- a CDS encoding enolase C-terminal domain-like protein has protein sequence MPKASDIRVVEAEISFEPCTFRSPLKFGGRTMEHSTLINVTVSVETRGKKHAVGFGSMPAGNIWAWPSTQVSPEQTEQAMLDFAQEVVDIATTFDTYEHPLDLVYDLSGEYDHLGKVVAKKLGMEESMPRLAALVAASPLDAAIHDAFGRVNLQNSYNMLSKQYMNRDLSEYLDKDFAGEYLDKYTLRQPTPTLGLYHLVGALDALTPADVEKPIKDGLPESLDAWIAAEGLTHFKIKLNGEELGWDVNRVLSVEKVVVEAQQKKKVANWNYSLDFNEKCPNVDYVLDFLKKVKEQAPSAYDRIQYIEQPTHRDLKASSENKMHAAAKLKPVVIDESLIDYDALLMARDLGYSGVALKACKGHSEALFAAAAAQKFGMFLCVQDLTCPGAAFLHSASLAARVPGVSTIEGNARQYCPSANRKLARTFPGLFDIKDGTINTSVLTADGLGW, from the coding sequence ATGCCCAAGGCGTCCGACATTCGGGTCGTGGAAGCCGAGATTTCGTTTGAACCCTGCACGTTCCGTTCGCCGTTGAAGTTTGGCGGGCGAACCATGGAGCATTCCACGCTCATCAACGTGACGGTGTCGGTCGAAACTCGCGGCAAGAAGCATGCGGTGGGTTTTGGAAGCATGCCGGCCGGCAACATCTGGGCCTGGCCTTCCACTCAGGTCTCGCCCGAACAGACCGAGCAGGCGATGCTCGACTTCGCACAGGAAGTCGTCGACATCGCAACCACGTTCGATACCTACGAGCATCCGCTCGATCTGGTGTACGACCTTTCGGGTGAGTACGACCACCTGGGGAAAGTCGTCGCCAAGAAACTGGGCATGGAAGAGAGCATGCCCCGCCTCGCGGCGCTGGTGGCCGCCAGCCCCCTCGATGCGGCGATCCACGATGCATTCGGCCGGGTCAATCTGCAGAACAGCTACAACATGCTGTCGAAGCAGTACATGAACCGGGACCTGTCGGAATACCTCGACAAGGATTTCGCGGGGGAATACCTCGACAAGTACACGCTCCGCCAGCCGACGCCGACGCTGGGCCTGTACCATCTGGTCGGGGCCCTCGATGCGCTGACGCCGGCCGACGTCGAGAAGCCGATCAAGGACGGCCTGCCCGAATCGCTCGATGCGTGGATTGCCGCCGAGGGGCTGACGCACTTCAAGATCAAGCTGAACGGCGAGGAACTGGGCTGGGACGTGAATCGCGTTCTGTCAGTCGAGAAGGTCGTCGTCGAGGCCCAGCAGAAGAAGAAGGTCGCGAACTGGAACTACTCGCTCGATTTCAACGAGAAGTGCCCGAACGTCGACTACGTGCTCGACTTCCTGAAGAAGGTGAAAGAGCAGGCGCCGAGCGCGTACGACCGCATCCAGTACATCGAGCAGCCGACGCATCGGGACCTCAAGGCGAGCTCTGAAAACAAGATGCACGCCGCCGCGAAGCTGAAGCCGGTGGTGATCGATGAATCGCTCATCGATTACGACGCCCTGCTGATGGCCCGGGACCTCGGCTACAGCGGCGTGGCGCTGAAGGCCTGCAAGGGGCACAGCGAGGCGCTGTTCGCTGCCGCCGCCGCCCAGAAATTCGGGATGTTCCTGTGCGTGCAGGACCTGACCTGCCCTGGCGCGGCCTTCCTGCATTCCGCCAGTCTCGCGGCCCGGGTCCCCGGCGTCTCGACGATCGAAGGGAATGCACGGCAATACTGCCCGAGCGCGAACAGGAAACTGGCCCGCACTTTCCCGGGGCTGTTCGACATCAAGGACGGCACGATCAACACGAGCGTGCTGACGGCCGACGGACTCGGTTGGTAA
- the hisC gene encoding histidinol-phosphate transaminase, translating into MSLFRPAIDRTAAYVPGEQPQESGWVKLNTNENPYPPSPRVADAIAAATSRLNIYPDPLGTSFRKAAAGLFGLDADWILPANGSDENLTILLRAFIDPGDVVLSPYPSYILYETLAGLQDGRYERLVLNPDWSWDFDAIAARVANAKLVFVPNPNSPSGNRWSDEDLLKLLPPHGILVVDEAYGDFCDQPHRMELLHRPEGKRIVVTRTLSKSYSLAGLRLGFAVAHPELIAGMRKIKESYNCDGLALAGGEAAILDQAWMLENRRKVLATRARLTSRLREAGFHVVDSQANFVWATHPAGGHKAIYESLKSNRVLVRYMRFPGALAGKTGDESIVDGLRITVGTDPQVDRFLEVLASRSA; encoded by the coding sequence ATGTCCCTCTTCCGCCCTGCCATTGACCGCACCGCCGCCTACGTCCCGGGCGAGCAGCCGCAGGAATCGGGCTGGGTGAAGCTGAACACGAACGAGAATCCTTATCCTCCCTCCCCCCGCGTGGCTGACGCGATTGCCGCCGCTACGTCGCGCCTCAACATCTACCCCGATCCGCTCGGGACGTCGTTTCGGAAGGCGGCCGCCGGCCTGTTCGGCCTCGACGCCGACTGGATCCTGCCGGCCAACGGCAGCGATGAAAACCTCACCATCCTGCTCCGGGCCTTCATTGATCCGGGCGATGTCGTCCTCTCTCCCTATCCGAGCTACATCCTCTACGAGACCCTCGCCGGACTGCAGGACGGTCGCTACGAGCGGCTGGTCCTCAACCCCGACTGGTCGTGGGACTTCGATGCGATCGCCGCGCGCGTGGCCAACGCAAAACTCGTCTTCGTTCCCAATCCCAACTCCCCGTCGGGCAATCGCTGGTCGGATGAAGACCTCCTGAAACTCCTCCCGCCGCACGGCATCCTCGTCGTCGACGAAGCCTATGGCGACTTTTGTGACCAGCCACACCGGATGGAACTCCTGCACCGGCCCGAAGGCAAGCGGATCGTTGTGACACGCACGCTGAGCAAGTCGTACAGCCTCGCCGGCCTGCGGCTCGGCTTTGCCGTCGCGCATCCCGAACTGATCGCCGGAATGCGGAAGATCAAGGAAAGCTATAACTGCGACGGACTCGCCCTCGCGGGAGGCGAAGCGGCCATCCTCGACCAGGCCTGGATGCTGGAGAATCGCCGCAAGGTCCTTGCCACGCGGGCACGGCTCACGTCGCGACTTCGCGAAGCCGGTTTCCACGTCGTCGACAGCCAGGCCAACTTCGTCTGGGCCACGCATCCGGCCGGAGGCCACAAGGCCATCTACGAGTCTCTCAAATCGAATCGGGTGCTGGTCCGCTACATGCGATTCCCCGGAGCGCTCGCCGGCAAAACCGGGGACGAATCGATCGTCGATGGCCTCCGGATCACCGTCGGCACCGATCCGCAGGTCGACCGCTTCCTCGAAGTCCTGGCCTCCCGATCGGCATGA
- a CDS encoding c-type cytochrome domain-containing protein, with protein MRLGCAPVCLWGLLAVIAAWAAAPSCGADPAPDYSTQVAPLLTKYCAGCHKSDEPEGKFSVSTWPELQKGGEHGPAFLAGDSGSSRLIRLITGASDPKMPPEGETQPTEGEIAVLKAWIDSGAKGPSGSEPDRPRLVVPSIASRVKRQPVTAIAASPDGRRLAVAGFEAVHVLTRANLARADAPKVGEWGTVRTLTGLAGKVQSLHFSADSERLICASGVPGLAGKASLWEVVEGRLEKLREFEGHRDTVYDAELSPDGKLVATCSYDRRAILWDAESGAQLRVLEGHTGAIYDVAFSPDGKVVATASADDTCKLWAASTGERLDTLIQPLKECYAVAFSPDGERVLAGGADSRIRVWQFVSKTKPAINPQIEARFAHEGAILQMALTPDGSRLITAADNRTIKLWETTRLTEIHLYESQPSLPVALAVSGDGREFFVGRLDGSLARYDIPQAKSTATTLPTVAATPAEPMPMPSEMATTAEQEPNNEPGSATPITAPGTATGIVHSAGDDRPDVDHFRFPAKAGQAIVLEVNAARSKSPLDSQIEVLTAAGERIPRVELQAVKDSYFTFRGKNGTQADDFRIFNWEEMELNELLYCNGEVVKLWHYPRGPDSGFLMYPGEGSRWGYFDTTGLAHALGEPCYIVRPHAPGTTLIPNGLPVFTVYSENDDDARRELGSDSRLTFTAPADGDYIVRLKDVRGQEGEKYNYTLTVRPPKPNFEVTLRDRKLAISPGSGKEFRITARRDDGYEGPIEVAISGLADGLTAISPVVIEAGQIEAFGLISARAELAELPKDIEKSIQLTATARINDAVVVKEVAGFSEFKLGPAAKVLPRIAVNESGARPVAAPENGPLEFEIEPGETIMLKLIVDRKGFDGVLPFGVADAGRNLPYGVYVDNIGLNGLLLLDGQTEREFFITASKVAAEQTRPFFVRTTADGAQATPPVILHVRKKKQVAGP; from the coding sequence ATGCGACTTGGTTGCGCGCCTGTCTGTCTGTGGGGCCTGCTGGCCGTGATTGCGGCCTGGGCCGCGGCGCCGTCATGCGGCGCTGATCCTGCTCCCGATTATTCCACGCAGGTTGCTCCGCTGCTGACGAAATACTGTGCCGGGTGTCACAAGTCGGACGAGCCGGAAGGGAAGTTCTCGGTCTCGACGTGGCCCGAACTCCAGAAGGGGGGGGAGCATGGCCCGGCGTTTCTGGCCGGCGACAGCGGTTCGAGCCGATTGATCCGGCTAATCACCGGCGCCAGCGATCCGAAGATGCCGCCGGAGGGCGAAACGCAGCCCACCGAAGGCGAAATCGCCGTTCTCAAGGCATGGATCGATTCCGGGGCGAAAGGTCCTTCGGGGAGTGAGCCGGATCGCCCCCGACTCGTCGTCCCCTCGATCGCCTCGCGGGTGAAGCGGCAGCCGGTGACAGCCATTGCTGCGTCGCCCGACGGCAGGCGACTGGCCGTAGCCGGGTTCGAGGCCGTGCACGTCCTGACGAGGGCCAACCTGGCGCGAGCTGATGCGCCGAAAGTGGGAGAGTGGGGAACGGTCCGGACGCTGACGGGGCTTGCGGGAAAGGTCCAGTCGCTCCATTTTTCGGCCGATTCCGAGCGTTTGATCTGCGCGTCAGGGGTGCCGGGCCTGGCCGGAAAGGCGTCGCTGTGGGAAGTGGTCGAGGGGCGTCTTGAGAAGCTGAGAGAATTCGAAGGTCATCGCGACACGGTCTATGACGCCGAACTGTCGCCGGATGGAAAACTCGTCGCGACGTGCAGCTACGACCGCCGCGCGATCCTGTGGGACGCCGAATCGGGCGCGCAGCTGCGGGTCCTCGAAGGACATACCGGGGCGATTTACGATGTCGCCTTCAGCCCCGACGGCAAGGTGGTTGCGACGGCCAGCGCCGACGATACGTGCAAGCTGTGGGCGGCCTCGACGGGCGAACGCCTCGATACGCTCATCCAGCCGCTGAAGGAATGTTACGCCGTCGCGTTTTCTCCCGATGGCGAACGGGTCCTCGCAGGCGGCGCCGACAGCCGGATCCGGGTGTGGCAGTTCGTCTCGAAGACGAAGCCCGCAATCAATCCCCAGATTGAAGCCCGCTTCGCCCACGAGGGCGCGATCCTGCAGATGGCGCTGACTCCAGATGGTTCGCGCCTGATCACGGCGGCGGACAACCGGACCATCAAGCTCTGGGAGACAACGCGGTTGACGGAGATTCACTTGTACGAGTCGCAGCCCTCGCTGCCTGTGGCCCTGGCCGTGTCGGGAGATGGGCGTGAGTTCTTCGTCGGGCGGCTCGATGGCTCACTGGCCCGCTACGACATCCCCCAGGCGAAGTCGACAGCGACGACGCTCCCCACGGTCGCCGCGACACCGGCGGAACCGATGCCGATGCCGTCTGAAATGGCGACGACTGCCGAGCAGGAGCCGAACAATGAGCCGGGCTCGGCCACGCCTATCACAGCTCCCGGGACGGCGACCGGCATTGTCCATTCGGCCGGCGACGACCGACCGGACGTCGACCATTTTCGATTCCCGGCCAAAGCCGGCCAGGCAATCGTGCTCGAGGTGAATGCGGCCCGGAGCAAGTCGCCGCTGGATTCCCAGATTGAAGTGCTGACGGCCGCCGGGGAGCGAATCCCGCGCGTCGAACTGCAGGCGGTGAAAGACTCGTATTTCACGTTCCGCGGCAAGAACGGGACCCAGGCCGACGACTTCCGCATCTTTAACTGGGAAGAGATGGAGCTGAACGAGCTGCTCTACTGCAACGGCGAGGTGGTGAAGCTCTGGCATTACCCGCGGGGGCCAGATTCCGGATTCCTCATGTACCCGGGTGAAGGATCTCGATGGGGATATTTCGACACGACGGGCCTCGCCCATGCGCTGGGTGAACCGTGCTATATCGTCCGTCCGCATGCGCCGGGGACGACGCTGATCCCGAACGGGCTCCCGGTGTTTACGGTGTACTCCGAGAACGACGACGACGCCCGCCGCGAACTCGGCTCCGATTCACGCCTCACGTTCACGGCGCCGGCCGATGGCGACTACATCGTCCGCCTGAAGGATGTGCGGGGCCAGGAGGGAGAGAAATACAACTACACCCTGACCGTGCGCCCCCCGAAGCCGAACTTCGAGGTCACGCTGCGCGACAGGAAGCTGGCCATCAGCCCCGGGAGCGGGAAGGAGTTCCGAATCACCGCCCGTCGTGATGACGGCTACGAAGGGCCGATCGAGGTAGCCATTTCCGGCTTAGCCGATGGGCTGACAGCGATTTCGCCTGTCGTGATCGAAGCGGGCCAGATCGAGGCCTTTGGCCTGATCTCCGCGCGGGCCGAGCTTGCCGAACTGCCTAAGGATATCGAAAAGTCGATTCAACTGACGGCGACCGCCCGGATCAACGACGCCGTCGTCGTGAAGGAGGTTGCCGGATTCAGCGAGTTCAAGCTCGGGCCGGCGGCGAAGGTGCTTCCCCGGATTGCGGTCAACGAATCGGGGGCGAGGCCGGTGGCCGCGCCGGAGAACGGTCCGCTCGAGTTCGAGATCGAGCCGGGCGAGACGATCATGCTGAAGCTGATCGTCGACCGGAAAGGATTTGACGGAGTTCTGCCGTTCGGAGTCGCCGATGCCGGACGCAACCTGCCGTATGGAGTGTATGTCGACAACATCGGCCTCAACGGGCTGCTGCTGCTCGACGGCCAGACGGAACGAGAGTTCTTCATCACGGCATCAAAGGTCGCGGCGGAACAGACACGTCCCTTCTTCGTCCGCACGACAGCCGATGGAGCCCAGGCGACTCCGCCTGTGATCCTCCACGTGCGGAAGAAGAAGCAGGTGGCGGGCCCGTAG
- a CDS encoding FG-GAP repeat domain-containing protein translates to MFAKSTIGPDAVTPPWITNVRIADLDGDGRSDVLACDARLNTVWWYRQTPAGSWEEHRLGEDLVAPAHATVVDLDGDGRNDVLVAELGSIWPEDGVIGRVILLKNVTEAAGKGTPRFEKRVVLDDVRRVSDVQAGDLNGDGRIDLVVAAFGYDRGEVLWLENMGDLKFRDHSLHSAPGAIHVPLADFNRDGRTDIVTIVSQDEEELWGFENVGEGKFQSRKLWSTPNFDLGSAGLVADDLDQDGLIDLVLPVGDNLEDINSYPQPYHGCLWFRNRGDWTFDVQRIATFGGTYAAAVGDLNGDRHRDVVLVSMFNDWDDPRHASIIWLENDGKQNFRPWQIDEKPTHLVTVDCGDLNGDGRDDIVAGGLHLTSPFDRLGRMTSWSPTTKGTP, encoded by the coding sequence ATGTTCGCCAAATCGACGATCGGGCCGGACGCCGTGACTCCTCCCTGGATCACGAACGTCCGGATCGCCGATCTCGACGGGGACGGCCGGTCGGACGTCCTCGCGTGCGACGCGCGTTTGAACACGGTCTGGTGGTATCGACAGACGCCGGCAGGCTCATGGGAAGAGCATCGGCTTGGCGAGGACCTAGTCGCCCCTGCCCATGCCACTGTCGTTGATCTGGATGGCGATGGCCGCAACGACGTGCTGGTCGCGGAACTGGGCAGCATCTGGCCCGAAGATGGCGTGATCGGGCGTGTCATCCTGCTGAAGAACGTGACGGAAGCGGCCGGGAAGGGGACGCCGCGCTTTGAAAAGCGGGTTGTTCTGGACGATGTGCGGCGCGTCAGCGATGTGCAGGCTGGCGATCTGAACGGTGACGGGCGGATCGACCTCGTCGTCGCGGCATTCGGCTACGACCGCGGCGAAGTGCTGTGGCTGGAGAACATGGGGGACCTCAAGTTTCGCGATCATTCGCTGCACTCCGCCCCAGGTGCCATTCACGTCCCCCTGGCCGATTTCAACCGGGACGGGCGGACCGACATCGTGACGATCGTTTCACAGGATGAAGAAGAACTGTGGGGCTTCGAGAACGTCGGAGAGGGGAAGTTTCAGTCGCGGAAGCTGTGGTCAACTCCGAACTTCGACCTGGGTTCGGCGGGACTCGTGGCTGATGACCTGGACCAGGATGGACTGATCGACCTGGTGCTGCCGGTGGGGGACAACCTCGAGGACATCAACAGCTATCCGCAGCCCTATCATGGTTGCCTGTGGTTTCGGAATCGGGGGGACTGGACGTTCGACGTCCAGCGGATCGCGACATTCGGGGGGACCTACGCCGCGGCCGTCGGCGATCTCAACGGCGACAGGCATCGCGACGTGGTCCTCGTGAGCATGTTCAACGACTGGGATGATCCGCGGCATGCGAGCATCATCTGGCTGGAGAATGACGGAAAGCAGAACTTCCGGCCGTGGCAGATCGACGAGAAGCCGACGCACCTGGTGACGGTCGATTGCGGCGACCTCAATGGAGACGGGCGGGACGACATCGTCGCTGGCGGGCTGCATCTGACATCGCCTTTCGACCGCCTCGGGCGGATGACGTCGTGGAGCCCGACGACAAAGGGGACGCCATGA
- a CDS encoding C2 domain-containing protein: MIYQNPSDDVLRSAHLITLYDPRVPGWNLILIDEVDRGTYTGKTWNVVDIAADSTDPAAVQQWRDSIAHIRSTGPEG, translated from the coding sequence ATGATCTACCAGAACCCCTCGGATGACGTGCTGCGCAGTGCGCATCTCATCACGCTGTATGACCCGCGCGTTCCGGGCTGGAACCTCATCCTGATCGATGAAGTCGATCGAGGAACCTACACCGGCAAGACGTGGAACGTCGTCGACATCGCGGCCGATTCGACCGACCCCGCCGCCGTCCAGCAATGGCGCGACTCGATTGCCCATATCCGCTCGACTGGGCCCGAGGGCTGA